From Mus musculus strain C57BL/6J chromosome 17, GRCm38.p6 C57BL/6J, the proteins below share one genomic window:
- the Ltb gene encoding lymphotoxin-beta: protein MGTRGLQGLGGRPQGRGCLLLAVAGATSLVTLLLAVPITVLAVLALVPQDQGRRVEKIIGSGAQAQKRLDDSKPSCILPSPSSLSETPDPRLHPQRSNASRNLASTSQGPVAQSSREASAWMTILSPAADSTPDPGVQQLPKGEPETDLNPELPAAHLIGAWMSGQGLSWEASQEEAFLRSGAQFSPTHGLALPQDGVYYLYCHVGYRGRTPPAGRSRARSLTLRSALYRAGGAYGRGSPELLLEGAETVTPVVDPIGYGSLWYTSVGFGGLAQLRSGERVYVNISHPDMVDYRRGKTFFGAVMVG from the exons ATGGGGACACGGGGACTGCAGGGCCTGGGTGGGAGACCCCAGGGGAGGGGCTGCCTCTTGCTGGCTGTGGCAGGAGCTACTTCCCTGGTGACCCTGTTGTTGGCAGTGCCTATCACTGTCCTGGCTGTGCTGGCCTTGGTGCCGCAGGATCAGGGACGTCGG GTTGAGAAGATCATTGGCTCAGGAGCACAGGCTCAGAAAAGACTGGATGACAGCAAACCGTCGTGCATCTTGCCCTCACCCTCTAGCCTCTCAGAGACTCCTGACCCCCGTCTGCATCCTCAGAGATCCAATGCTTCCAGGAATCTAGCCTCCACATCCCAGGGCCCTGTTGCGCAGTCCTCTCGGGAGGCATCTGCATGGATGACCATCCTGTCTCCAGCTGCGGATTCTACACCAGATCCAGGGGTTCAACAGCTGCCAAAGGGGGAACCAGAAACTGACCTCAACCCTGAGCTCCCTGCTGCCCACCTCATAG GCGCTTGGATGAGTGGGCAAGGGCTCAGCTGGGAGGCGAGCCAAGAAGAAGCGTTTCTGAGGAGCGGCGCGCAGTTCTCCCCCACCCACGGGCTGGCGCTGCCACAGGACGGCGTCTATTACCTCTACTGCCACGTCGGGTACAGGGGCAGGACGCCCCCTGCCGGCCGAAGCCGTGCTCGCTCGCTCACGCTGCGCAGCGCCCTGTACCGCGCGGGGGGCGCCTACGGGCGAGGTTCCCCCGAGTTGCTGCTGGAGGGCGCGGAGACAGTCACACCTGTTGTGGACCCCATCGGGTACGGGTCGTTATGGTACACGAGCGTGGGGTTCGGCGGCCTGGCGCAGCTCCGGAGCGGCGAGAGGGTCTACGTTAACATCAGTCACCCCGACATGGTGGACTACAGGAGAGGGAAGACCTTCTTCGGGGCGGTGATGGTGGGGTGA
- the Tnf gene encoding tumor necrosis factor isoform 2 (isoform 2 is encoded by transcript variant 2) — MSTESMIRDVELAEEALPQKMGGFQNSRRCLCLSLFSFLLVAGATTLFCLLNFGVIGPQRDEKFPNGLPLISSMAQTLTLTNHQVEEQLEWLSQRANALLANGMDLKDNQLVVPADGLYLVYSQVLFKGQGCPDYVLLTHTVSRFAISYQEKVNLLSAVKSPCPKDTPEGAELKPWYEPIYLGGVFQLEKGDQLSAEVNLPKYLDFAESGQVYFGVIAL; from the exons ATGAGCACAGAAAGCATGATCCGCGACGTGGAACTGGCAGAAGAGGCACTCCCCCAAAAGATGGGGGGCTTCCAGAACTCCAGGCGGTGCCTATGTCTCAGCCTCTTCTCATTCCTGCTTGTGGCAGGGGCCACCACGCTCTTCTGTCTACTGAACTTCGGGGTGATCGGTCCCCAAAGGGATGAG AAGTTCCCAAATGGCCTCCCTCTCATCAGTTCTATGGCCCAGACCCTCACACTCA caAACCACCAAGTGGAGGAGCAGCTGGAGTGGCTGAGCCAGCGCGCCAACGCCCTCCTGGCCAACGGCATGGATCTCAAAGACAACCAACTAGTGGTGCCAGCCGATGGGTTGTACCTTGTCTACTCCCAGGTTCTCTTCAAGGGACAAGGCTGCCCCGACTACGTGCTCCTCACCCACACCGTCAGCCGATTTGCTATCTCATACCAGGAGAAAGTCAACCTCCTCTCTGCCGTCAAGAGCCCCTGCCCCAAGGACACCCCTGAGGGGGCTGAGCTCAAACCCTGGTATGAGCCCATATACCTGGGAGGAGTCTTCCAGCTGGAGAAGGGGGACCAACTCAGCGCTGAGGTCAATCTGCCCAAGTACTTAGACTTTGCGGAGTCCGGGCAGGTCTACTTTGGAGTCATTGCTCTGTGA
- the Tnf gene encoding tumor necrosis factor isoform 1 (isoform 1 is encoded by transcript variant 1) has product MSTESMIRDVELAEEALPQKMGGFQNSRRCLCLSLFSFLLVAGATTLFCLLNFGVIGPQRDEKFPNGLPLISSMAQTLTLRSSSQNSSDKPVAHVVANHQVEEQLEWLSQRANALLANGMDLKDNQLVVPADGLYLVYSQVLFKGQGCPDYVLLTHTVSRFAISYQEKVNLLSAVKSPCPKDTPEGAELKPWYEPIYLGGVFQLEKGDQLSAEVNLPKYLDFAESGQVYFGVIAL; this is encoded by the exons ATGAGCACAGAAAGCATGATCCGCGACGTGGAACTGGCAGAAGAGGCACTCCCCCAAAAGATGGGGGGCTTCCAGAACTCCAGGCGGTGCCTATGTCTCAGCCTCTTCTCATTCCTGCTTGTGGCAGGGGCCACCACGCTCTTCTGTCTACTGAACTTCGGGGTGATCGGTCCCCAAAGGGATGAG AAGTTCCCAAATGGCCTCCCTCTCATCAGTTCTATGGCCCAGACCCTCACACTCA GATCATCTTCTCAAAATTCGAGTGACAAGCCTGTAGCCCACGTCGTAG caAACCACCAAGTGGAGGAGCAGCTGGAGTGGCTGAGCCAGCGCGCCAACGCCCTCCTGGCCAACGGCATGGATCTCAAAGACAACCAACTAGTGGTGCCAGCCGATGGGTTGTACCTTGTCTACTCCCAGGTTCTCTTCAAGGGACAAGGCTGCCCCGACTACGTGCTCCTCACCCACACCGTCAGCCGATTTGCTATCTCATACCAGGAGAAAGTCAACCTCCTCTCTGCCGTCAAGAGCCCCTGCCCCAAGGACACCCCTGAGGGGGCTGAGCTCAAACCCTGGTATGAGCCCATATACCTGGGAGGAGTCTTCCAGCTGGAGAAGGGGGACCAACTCAGCGCTGAGGTCAATCTGCCCAAGTACTTAGACTTTGCGGAGTCCGGGCAGGTCTACTTTGGAGTCATTGCTCTGTGA